CACGGCTTTTCCTCTCGCCAAGattcattgtgcttcatctgcaacgtTGTACGTGTCATGTCTCTGGTGCGCTGTGAGTGGCTTTTTGCTGCATCTACGACATGGCTAAAACAGTGCGCAGGGGTGACATCATATTGTACACAGGTGTTTGAGGCAAATTTCGATCTTTGTGATGCTCACATGTCACAAGTAATACCTTATGTCCAAAACTAATGTGTACTATAAGTGACACGTATTCATTCTGTACAGGTCTTGCTTTATCTAATGGTGAGAACTGGAAAGTGATGAGACGATTCACTCTTTCAACGTTACGAGATTTCGGAATGGGGAAGAAAGGAATAGAGAACAAGATTACTGAAGAGGCCGAATGTTTAATACAGACATTTAAGTCATATGAAGGTGAGTGGTTACTTTATCATTTCAGAAAAGCACAGATTTTATATTAATTAATATATAAGTTATTTTTGTGTTATATGCATACATTATTACAGTCTTTTTCCCACCCCCCGCACTTATTTATCAATCTTCATTTTGTCCCACTTCATTTTACTAAAGCCAATGTATTATCTGTTCACAATTTCATGTATAGATTACTTTATATGGGGGAGTGGTGGTGGCTGGACTGAAcatcctaattctaaacataataagagatgctaccatgctgagccttgtagttccagtcAGAAAAAAGAGAATGCCGGTGCAAACATAATACAAAATAATTCAGTATTTAAACTGTCTTTATTAATGTTCTTATTTTTAAACACTTTTATTGCTACCTCTCACCTATGTAGCACTATGGGCACCTCCTCTTAATGCAACACATTAACATTTGCGCTGCTACTTCTCTCTTGTGTAATGCCAGGGGCGGTTGGGCTGTGCTGGGCTGGGGGTCACGTGTTCTGACCCTTAGGAATGTTAAAACATAATACAGGTTACATTTTTGGAGGAATCGGttaacctcaatgctgtgaggcagtaatgctaaccattacaccatccgtactgctagggataccacctcatccctttaattctggacacattaattacacaggttttgtggctggctgacttcaagactccatttcacctggttttaatcagccacagaacctgtgtaaataatGTGtctagaattaaagggatgaggtggtaaccctatgtaCTGCCCTAAAGGAAAATGGTGGAAGTGTTGTTTAAACAGCATATTATCGGCATATGCAAAAAGGGTGATGAAAAATTAGCTAGAAAGCAAATGTGTTACgtggacactttttttttttttttttagagaaagGTAAAATAAAAGGTGACTGCAAAGTATTTGGTTGCATGTGTATCTTCGCACCCGCGATCCATAGACTTTACATTATGCGGGCACTAGGTGCAGCTAATCGCACCCACGTTGCATGCACCCGTGCATTAGCATCACAGATAAGCTGAGCCCGGCTACATCTGTAACCCCAAGATTGTGTTTTACTGTGTTGAGAATACTTTAGAAATCAAAGTGTGATACAGTAAAACAAGAAACTACTCCGGTATACACTGTGTGCTGATTAATATGGGAAATTAAAAAGAAGCATTCTTCCAAAAGGGGCCAATGCCCACAAATGTTCAATATGGAGTGCACATGTTACAAGAAGGGGATTTACAGTTTTTGGGGCATCATAGCcctagcttccccccccccccccaagtcttaGCACTAGCCATTACCCCCCAAATCTTAGTCTTAACagccaccccaggcgggttagggtagggtaAGGATAAAATAATTACCTGTCCCTTATTGGCATTCTAAATGTCTGGATgccagtgtcagtcatgtgaccgctggcatccccgaCCGCTAGGATAACTCATCACACCCATTTGAAGGATAAACTTCTGTGTCCTGAAACCTTTTACCTCTGTTTTATTGACTTTCTAAGTCTATTGCtttatttaatttttctttttgagtttgaagtattttcatttgacttttaaaatCATTTTTCTGTTTCTAGGAAAACCCTTTGATAATTTGCCCATCATCAATGCAGCTATAGCCAATATCATTGTGTCCCTGCTGCTCAGTGAGAGGTTTGAATACGATGACCCAACCATTCTCGAACTCCTGAATATAATTAATGTCAATGTGAAACTCCTGGGAAGCCCTATGGCCAGGGTAAGTTCTTTTTAAATTGCTGCTTCAGATGTTgttgttgtgttttgttttgttttttccttctGCATTCCCCTCACGTAGACCAGTCAAACTTTGATAAATTGTGTAACTCCAATGTGCAGTATGAGCTACCAGCATGCCAAATACATTAAGACTTTTTATGACTAATATCAGCAGCGGAAGCTGCCCCTAGGCTGCAGCACCGACTAAagactgcagggggagccggcCAGCACAAATAAACATACTGGTCAAGTAGCATGTAACATATGTGGTGGCTTCCTTACCAGGGGATCAGCATCCACCGCCACACTGGCCGGATCCCCCCTCTTGGGTCGGCTCaacagcccaggggcagcagccaccgCTGACTTATATTAGTAATTAACCATTCACAGAGACATCTCGTATCACTATATTGCATTCAGTCAGATCATGCGGTATAGGGGGTGGAACAGGGGGCATGACAGCGCAAGCATGTCATTTTAGCCCCACTTCCACTATGCCAAGATTACTGACCCTTTCTACAGCAGCATGGTGGGGTATGCCAGTATGCCTCTAactactgtacattgggggtcattccgactcgatcgctcactgcagtttatcactGCGCAgctatcgggtcggaactgtgcatgcctagcgatcacctctgcttgattgacaggcagaggcggtcactgggcgggagggggctggacggtggagttaagccgccgtttagggggcgcggtctggccaacgcaggcgtggccggaccgttgggggggtgggccgcggcggctgcgtgacgtcacacgcagccgctgcaacccgggcagtgaacaggttctcccggccagccaccggagctgcgctggccgagagttactccacaaatgcaaaagcattgccgctgtgcgatgcttttgggggggccggcactgatatgcggagcggactagccctgtgcttggcgtccccccgcatgtctgagtgcctgatcatagctgtgctaaatttggcacagctacgatcaactcggaatgacccccattgttgtgtgACTGGATTCAAAGCTCCAAGAAACACTTCTCCCGTTGTACCCTGGCTGGGCCAATCTACAGAAGGAGTCAAACTCCTATTTTTCTGCATAACATAAGCTTGTGAGTGTggtcctctctctctgattctacTCATACTTGTTCAATTATTGTGTTTGTTcctaatatatacacatatctaaaTATTATTAGCacacacagtctctctctccctctccccatctctctaAAATCTATTGAATGTGGGAGTTAGGCACCTACTAAATGTAGTATTATAACTTCAGTGTTGCAAACGACCAATAAAATGGTCTTGTATTGGAGCTAAACATACTATAATCATATTATCTGTGTCTTTCTGTGGTGATCTCTatgtcagggctgtaactaggtgtgtgtggagagtGCCTTGTACACAGCGCATTTGTGGTGGAAGTGCATCGCTGTGCTGCTGGGTCAGCTGGGAGCCAGGACACTGAATGGAGGAATAAGCAAGCGGGACAGCTCCGGAGGTGAACCCTTGCTTGCCGAAGCAGCCCTGCCTCCAACTCGACTCTCCCAGTCCCAATGCACCCCTTCAGAATTTCCCTCCTTCCCAGAATGCCAATGCGGGCGTGAGTTCTTCACACGTGGCATTCTGGGAGTGGATGTGGTGGTGGAAGCGACAGCGCATTGTGTTCTACACGGGGCCACCTGCCTACCCGCCCACAAGCACCAGCCAGGCCCCCGTCTGCAGCCTGCATGAGCCCCCACCACTAAGAAGTCCTGCCGGCTGCCACCCACGcatcccggcagcagcacagcaTTCTGCCAGCCTCAGCACTGGTGGGAGAGTGCAGACCACcttctttcccctcccccccccccctcccccggtgaGTGCAGATGTTTCTGTCTCCtgccttctctctttctctctccctttctgtAAAATGTGGTCTCTGCCAGccaaatatgtaaaaaagggggactctactgccgtaatgtgtaaaaggggggctctacctggtgtaatgtgtgtaagtggcgctactgtgtcgagtaatttgaataatggaaactactgtatagcataatatgaatttgtagtattttgtggccatgccccttcaccatgaagccacgcctctatatttttgaagcatacctacggtgcgcactggttctgttttgtatatgggggggccacactgatgctgtttcttacacacagtgctaaaatgtctagttactgcactgctCTATGTACAGTAGTTACAAGTGCAATAGATATGGACAATGTTATtgccatactgtataaacacaggagattaaaaaatgcatatatttaataatgactttaaaaaaaaaaggtatctGAGAAGAACCAAGGAGGGTATCTTTCTGTAGGAACAAAGAAGTGGAATTTTTTTTCACTTCATTTGCATGGATTGGGTgatgggcctaattccaagttgatcgcagcaggaaattttttagcagttgggcaaaatcatgtgcactgaagggggggggcagatataacatttgcagagagagttagatttgggtgggttattttatttctgtacagggtaaatactgcctgctttatttttacactgcaaattagattgcagattgaacacaccacacccaaatctaactctctctgcacatgttatatctgcctcccctgcagtgcacatggttttgcccaattgctaacagaattcctgctgcgatcaacttggaattacccccgatatggCTACACAATACGAATCTTCATAGATGGCCCCAAAATGTCACCCAGATAAACCTAATTTTGCCAAAAGTGGGTTCATTCCTCTAATTAAACTACATTTGGTTGTTTGCACTTTATTTGCCACACTGAAGTTATAACTACACCATAGCACACTAGGGAAGTTTATTTATTAAAGATcgatttttatattcatttttatcaATTTCAAAATGGTAATCAGTGTTGGGCTACAAGGCCTGAAACACATTTGCTaaaagatgatttttttatattagtATTTGATTGTTCGTAAATGTGCGCTTAAGCATTGGAAGGTCAACATCGATATTGATCTATTTTAATCAATTTCAAACAAGTGGAATTTGATCCAAATCAacctttagtacatatacccccagGAGTGCAGCTTTGAAGATTAGCTGTCACCATTAaatatggtacaggttgagtatcccatatccaaatattcagaaatacggaatattccgaaatacggacttttctgagtgagagtgagatagtgaaacctttgtttttgatggctcaatgtacacaaactttgtttaatacacaaagttattaataatattgtattaaatgaccttcagactgtgtatataaggtgtatatgaaacttaaatgaaatgtgtgaatgtacacacactttgtttaatgcacaaagttataaaaagtattggctaaaatgaccttcaggctgtgtgtttagggtgtatatgtaacataaatgcattctgtgcttagacttatgtcccatcgccatgatatctcattatggtatgcaattattccaaaatactgaaaaatccgttatccaaaatacctcttgtcccaagcattttggataagggatactataCCTGTAGTTGCTTCTGATCACTAATTGGAGACTTCACATTTTTTGGGAATTACTAATGGAGGATTATTGGGCTCCCACCATTCGTTTGGACATTTATTAGAAGTTGACTTTTAATGTTATGATATAGGTTTAACATGATTTCACAAAActcaactatctatctatctatctatctatctatctatctatctatctatctatctatctatctatctatctatttcaaaTTCTAATCTAGTTTTCCCATTTGCTTAAGATGTCTCTTTTCTTTTATAGCTGTACAATCTTTTCCCATCGGTGATGGACTGGCTGCCCGGCAATCACAAAGGCATCTTTGAAAACAATAGAGTGCTCGAGAACTTTATAAGAGCGACATTTACAAAGCAAAGGAAAGAACTGGATGTGAATGACCAGAGGAATCTGATTGATGCATTCCTGGCTAAGCAGATGGAGGTATCAATTACATCCTACTATTTAACATTActcatacataaaaataaaatctaTGTAAAAGCATtagtgtttcatatacacacacaggttctGAGTTGGGAAGCAAAACAAAAAGGAGTAAGTAACTTTGCAGtttggtaaaaccatgtgcactgcaggtggggcaaatgtaacatgtgcagagagagttagatttgggttaggtgtgttcaatctgaaatctaaattgcagtgtagaaataaagcagccagtatttaccctgcacagaagcaatatacccacccaaatctaactctctctgcacatgttgcatctgccccacctgcagcgcagcatggtttacTAAATTGCTatcattttttggtttgctaacaaacctgaataaccctaacccttagaTGCGGGATGGGTGTGTCCAATCTTAAATCTAAACTTCAATGTAAAGctggtccagcatttgtgggctacatgcaaaagcagaaagTATTTATTCTGCAttcaaaaataataaatatatattgtagCATGCTTTGCTGTACTtgctttttttgtacttttttttttttttgattatttttttcttattttgattTGCTCCCAACTGAAAATCAGGCCCACTGAGCATGCAGATACTAAGAAGAAGACATCAAAAATTCTGGCTAGTTAAAACTGAAAGGAATTGAATATTTGACAATGACCTCTCAAGGGGGAAGACAGATGCAATGTGGTGATtaaatagacagtcattaggttggccCCATATGGTTGATATGCCTtttgtcaacagggtcaaaaggtcgacatggaaatggttgacacaaaaggttgacacaagttcgattttctatgtttcatcatatgtgaccacaattattgGAAATGTTTACCGACGCGGGCTCCCTTCCCTCACAATGCTTCAGTAAAAATGGTGCCGAGCTCCATGGCACTTAAATTAGGCAATTGGAAAATATGTGAACCCGCCCCAAAGAACTTGTCGGCCAttgccatgttgacattttgtacctgtgGACCTTAAGCACTATCAACCTTTTCACCTTGTCGATCCAATGCATGTAGACCACATGGTGTCGACTTATTGATACTCTAACTAAACACAATCTATACAGTGGAAACGAGAGATATAGTTTGTTCTGTGAAAGGGAACATAGTGAATGCATTGGGCCTGATTTAGAAGTGAACGCAGTGCACGCAGTTGACCAATGTTTTGTTCTGTTGTGCATGCGTCTGAGTCACACCGTGTATGCCCCCCGATTGTGCACAGAGACACAGCACAGAATCAGACACACGTGTTAGAATTACAGCGGGGTGGCGGAGCTGATGTGGTCATATCATACCGATGGCGGGATCCAAAACGCTGGGAATGCCGGCAgtggcaccagggctattcccacttgtgggtgtccatgacacccatagagtgggaatagaacctggggcgagtgcagcaagccaccaagcccgcaagggagtTTCTAgccctcaccccgctgccggcattctggcgtccgggatcccagtgtcggtaatcTGAtctctgggatcccggccgccgggattCCACCCCAACCCCTTGCAatgtttgcataccataatgaggcaTTCTTGGGGGTGGGAGCCAAGTCTAAATGCAGAACGTATTTACATTTCATATActgtacaccgtatacacacagcctgaagataattatatacaatatttttaaaaattTTGTGCatgtaacaaagtttgtgtacattgaactatCAAAAAGCAAAGGTGTCGTGGTAAAAAACAaaccaacaaaaaaaaaataacttgTCGTCATGCTCTGTATGTCGTACATCCAAcaagtgtatgagaacacatctgtatatgtgggaataattttttaatgtgttttttattttaataattcattttaatattacTCTTTTGCTTGAACAATTATATAGACACCGGCTAAAGTCTGCACCAACACCCAATAATCCTCTTGTTATTAATAGTGATAACACATATGTGATACACACACTGCCTATAAATATGTAAGGAGAATTGCAGGACATCATAAATGCAGTTTTGGGTTTTTTCTTTGAAGATaacaagacatttaaaaaaaaaaagtgacaaagATATGATGCAGAGCTACTGTAGTTGCAAAATTAGCATACTGTAGATTATGGAGCCAACCACACTCACACAAAGTGCAGATACAGCATATGTCCTCCTGTATGGAAGGCTGTATTTGTGCAGAGCATGACGTTACACAATGGTGCCCACTTTGTTGTCTTTTAGCATTTATTCTTTATAACGGTGGCTTATATCTTTGCACAGGAGAAACCAGAATCCACATTGTATTACCACAATGACAATCTGACTTCACTGGTGTCGGATCTGTTTACTGCTGGGACGGAGACCACCACAACCACTCTGAGATGGGGCCTCCTGCTCATGATGAAATACCCGGAAATTCAAAGTAAGAAATATACATAAGATAATGTGGTCCTGATGTGACAGATGATATGGTCCTATAAAGGCttcaaatacaatttttttttaaagtatttgagTATTTTAAGTTCATTTTGTTAGAATATGTTTTGGTATACTTATTGTCCTTCCTTCTATTATTTAAATGTGTATTGTACCTACTGTTCAACAGGCTGTATTGGGAGGGTCTGGCCGTGTTATAGCCAACTATGGTAACCTAAATATTAAAAGACTGATCTAAAGAAAAGAAGCTCTGTAGGTATTATTCAAGCAAATCACGAAAAAGTTtaatatttttataattattttatttattaagtgCCACAAAGTGTCTGTAATAAAAAAGAAAACACACAATATAAGATTATAAGTCTCAGGACCATATCTGCCTGGAGGTCTTTAGTTTTTGCCTGTAGCAGATGTAACATAGGAACATACagtagaatttgacgacagataagaaccacttggcccatcgaaTCTCcccatggcacacacacacttacactctagggttaatttttgtctggagcatacttgcctacctgaccctctccatgagggagaaaatgctctgttcctggactttcctggtaatgtatgattgccatcacctgcagTGAGCTAGATAATtagtaagaaaggtgtttcaccacaggtgatggcaatcatacattaccaggaaagtccaggaacagagcattttctccctcatggagagggtcaggtaggcaagtatggtctggagccaattaatctaccagtatatttttgtgctCGGTTAATTTTTGGTTCCCAGTATTAAAGTCTTATCACCCCATGGTGTAGCCCAAAATCAGAAACAAGCAGGACACTGTATTATAAAGGACAACTAATATAATTTATGTGGTCCTTTTATCTGTGGTTTATATGCACAATATGGAGAAACATGTCAGCAGTCACAGGATGGGTGCAGAAGGACTGACACTAAATCCAGGAAACAGTCTAATGGTCAGGACAGGTAGCAAGCTGGGAAAATATAAATCACCTTTGGTCAGGGCAGGCAGAAAATAGAATTAGGCCAGTACATGGTCCATTGTCAGGGCAGGCATCAGACAAACGATTAGCCAGAATACAAGTCAAGGTCAAAGGGACAGAGAAGTCAGCAAGGTCAAAAGCAGTCTGAGGAAGTAGCAGGTAAAGTAAAGCAGCAAAGCAGTTTCAGCTTGTTAGAGGTAGTATAACTGTAACTGGAGTGACGGCACAACCAATATTTTAGGTGAGATAAAGCAAAGTCATTCCACTGAGTATGTTGGAGTTGTAGATCAAGACCGGTATTCAGAGGTCTAACCAAAaaatttagcaattgggcaaaaccatactgcactgctggtggggccgatgtaacaggtgcagagagagttagatttgggtgggttatattgtttctgtgcagggtaaattctgtctgctttatttttacacaacaatttagatttcagtttgaacacaccccacccaaatctaatctctgcacatgttacatctacagttttgcccaattgctaacttttttggtttgcttacaactCTGAATAACACCCCAAGTTCTCTATTCCCTTCACCAGGAGCATAGGGTTGTCGAGATCTATCCATGCATTGTCCACTGGGATACTGAAGTCTGTCAGGAAATGGGAGGAGAGGAAGTGGGGTAGTGAGGTGGCAAGGGGTGAGGAAAGTGGGAGGATGGACAAGGGGTGAGGGAGAGTTATGCAACATGAATGTGAAAACGGTAGAAGAGACAGATAGCATGGTGCTCAAAGGAGGGGGAAGGAGATGATGCAATAGATGTAGGATAAGAAGGTGGAGAGAAGGACTCCAATGCCACCACCTTGTAGATCACAATAAAGGGTGTGGGGGAGAGATCCTGTTAGAGCAGCAGGGGGAAGTGGTATGAGCTGGGGAGAGCCAAGATTTAGTGATGAGAgatatagagataaagtggacatggATGAAGGACACTTTGTTACAAACTGAtctgatgcatacacactgaccgatcATCAGCCCGATGTGTTGTGCCTACGTCACAAATGGGTACCCAGGTGTGCTGTCAATCACCGGCGGCCTCTATGGAAAATGTACGGGAGGTCTTCAGACCGCCCGCACACACTGAACAATGCGCCAATATATCAGCATATACTCTATATTGCCCATCGTCTATACTACAGGgccaacgcaatatgtctgtgaactatgtCAGTCGCAGACATGTTGGGGTTATACACCCTCTGACGCACTAATAATCTTTTGGCCAGTGTACCCAGTAACACCTTAATAATATTAGGACAGACAAACTAACTGGTCCTGACGGCACACAGCCACATGTTATAATAAACAAATACAAGTAACTGATAGACCATCACCAGCATTTTTAAAAGGGAACAAAATAGGAATCAACCACTACTTGCGCAGTGCAACTGAAAGCCCAATTTGTGTTTTTAGttccaaattataaaaaaaattattaataaagTTCACAAATAGATACAATTTATTTTGAAAATATTTTAAACATTTAAATATTTTTGTTTTAACTGCTTTTACTTTTATTgtacttttttatagcttctagtGGTAATTCTTTCATTGTGGCTCTAAACTATGAATATGTGACAGAAAAGTATCATttataaaatacaattaaaaaaatgGCGCTGAGCCATAATCAGTTGAAACAGCAGCCGCTGCATGTGGCTGTTACCACCTATAACCTATAGCCACCTTTATATGTTTTACTTTTTATAATTTGAAAAATATATACCTCTTTTCTGACAGAAAAAGTGCAGAATGAAATTGAAAGAGTGATCGGATCATCTCCGCCTCAGTTAGAGCACAGGAAGCAAATGCCGTACACCGACGCCGTCATCCATGAAATTCAGCGGTTTGGTGACATTGCACCAGAAAGTGTTCCGCATGCAACTTCCCGAGATGTCACATTCAGAGGATATTTTATACCAAAGGTGAGCGTCCAATTCAGAGGTGTACCGGGTCTGGTGACACCCGGCACACACTCTACATCCTGTAGTGCGCCGGAGGTGCACCTgtggccgaaaagggggcatgtcctaagATGGAGGGGGTGTAGCCTCATGGGGGAACCCAGTGACATCACTCCGGGGGCAGCCATGCATCGCTTGAAGAAACAGACCAGTAAACGCAGTGTGGGCTCCCCGTGTATGACAGGAGGCGGGTGCTGTAGGATACAGTCACATGAGTATGTGAagcaggcattttggtgtcaccccctctgagggtgacacctgggtggggCGCACCCCCCTTCTGATGCCACTGGTTCAATTTGTCTGAATGTCACAGGGACACTGCTGGATTCACAGCAACATTCATAAAATAAAGAGAAGTAAcaaccattttttttttcaatatattgaTCAATAAAATGCAAAGAAAAACCCAATGAAAGTCTAAATAACATTCCTCCTATGTTTTATAAATGACATATACCCGTCTTTGTGTCCCGGTTGGTGCAGTgacaagtacagatgtagccacactatgGTGCCTGTGCCCGCTGCAGCCAGTTGCAGTGCGGCGTGTTTGCACTATGCTGCGATGTGTGCCGTACGTGATGCATCGCAGCATAGATGAGCGTGGTAACATCTGTATCCTCTATCTCACCGATATGCCGGTACCTGTAACAATGCTTTTCACAGTTTAGGACAAAAGCTGGGTTTCTGTGTCACATACTTATCAAAGAATCAGCCGGCAATGGGCAATTATACTATATTTGAAGATCcggtgacaaaggggtctatttactaagccttggctagagataaagggggtcgttcctacccgatcgctcgctgcagttgttcacagcgcagcgattgggtcggaattgcgcatgcaccggcgctgcagtgcgccggcgcatgc
The Pseudophryne corroboree isolate aPseCor3 chromosome 4, aPseCor3.hap2, whole genome shotgun sequence DNA segment above includes these coding regions:
- the LOC134909192 gene encoding cytochrome P450 2C14-like, with the translated sequence MQMKSQLSEKYGPVFSVQMGTTKMVILCGYDVIKDALVNHAEEFSDRPNTPVHDKMLKGHGLALSNGENWKVMRRFTLSTLRDFGMGKKGIENKITEEAECLIQTFKSYEGKPFDNLPIINAAIANIIVSLLLSERFEYDDPTILELLNIINVNVKLLGSPMARLYNLFPSVMDWLPGNHKGIFENNRVLENFIRATFTKQRKELDVNDQRNLIDAFLAKQMEEKPESTLYYHNDNLTSLVSDLFTAGTETTTTTLRWGLLLMMKYPEIQKKVQNEIERVIGSSPPQLEHRKQMPYTDAVIHEIQRFGDIAPESVPHATSRDVTFRGYFIPKGTPVMVILSSVLKDKAYFEKPEEFYPERFLNTEGHLKKTEAFIPFSMGNTPTSFG